One region of Macadamia integrifolia cultivar HAES 741 chromosome 11, SCU_Mint_v3, whole genome shotgun sequence genomic DNA includes:
- the LOC122092749 gene encoding probable lipid-A-disaccharide synthase, mitochondrial — translation MLSGWMESKFIGRSSRHFCRFLSVSSSKAVVDVAAKDGELRMFIVSGEVSGDAIASRLMASLKKLSPFPIRFLGVGGSLMASEGLKSIFPMEDIAVMGIWELLPHLNKIRLKLKEAAEAALLFEPHVVVTIDSKGFSFRLLRQLRARYGGRGLHSPVHFHYVAPSFWAWKGGETRLKNLREFVDHLLCILPFEEEVCRSHGLAATYVGHPILEDALYLNMGKNNPLIDLRVHGDCVSFQRKYGIPSGARVITLLPGSRLQEVSRMFPIFSSTMEILKDSFPELTTVIPVALNQHVENYIQKAMQRWPVSAVLIHGGSPQLKYDAFSASTAALTTSGTAVLELQLARLPCVVAYRAHFLTEWFIHCKAKIQYISLPNILLNSAVIPEAVFQDCTPKNLAALLLEIIHNKDLREEQIITADNVLGLLCPSDSNTSKFRLQESRSGFPNYTPSMIAAYTILYSVKQL, via the exons ATGTTGAGTGGGTGGATGGAGAGTAAGTTCATTGGGAGGTCTTCGAGACACTTTTGCAGATTCCTTTCGGTTTCAAGCAGCAAAGCTGTAGTGGATGTAGCCGCTAAAGATGGAGAGCTGAGGATGTTCATCGTCTCTGGAGAGGTTTCTGGAGATGCCATCGCTTCTCGTCTTATGGCTTCTCTTAAAAAGCTCTCTCCTTTTCCTATCCGTTTTTTGGGTGTTGGAGG GTCTTTGATGGCTAGTGAAGGACTGAAATCTATATTCCCCATGGAGGATATTGCAGTAATGGGCATCTGGGAATTGTTACCACAtttaaataaaattagg TTGAAGTTGAAGGAAGCAGCAGAGGCTGCCCTTTTGTTTGAGCCTCATGTTGTAGTGACAATTGACTCCAAGGGGTTCTCTTTTCGTCTCCTTAGACAATTACGTG CTAGATATGGTGGGCGAGGTTTACATAGTCCTGTTCACTTCCATTATGTGGCACCATCATTCTGGGCATGGAAAGGGGGTGAAACAAGGCTCAAAAATCTCCGTGAGTTTGTTGACCATTTATTATGTATTCTACCATTTGAGGAAGAAGTTTGCAGATCACATGGACTAGCTGCGACCTATGTTGGTCATCCAATCCTAGAAGATGCACTATACTTGAATATG GGAAAGAATAATCCCCTGATTGATTTGAGGGTGCATGGTGACTGCGTAAGCTTCCAAAGGAAATATGGAATACCTTCAG GAGCAAGAGTCATCACCTTGCTTCCTGGAAGCAGATTACAAGAGGTTAGCCGGATGtttccaattttctcaagcaCTATGGAAATATTAAAGGACTCCTTTCCCGAGTTGACAACAGTCATTCCTGTTGCACTTAATCAGCATGTGGAGAACTATATCCAGAAAGCCATGCAGAGGTGGCCTGTGTCAGCAGTGTTGATTCATGGGGGATCACCACAGTTGAAATATGATGCATTTAGT GCAAGCACGGCTGCATTAACTACTTCTGGAACGGCTGTTTTGGAGTTGCAACTTGCTCGGTTACCATGTGTTGTTGCATACAGAGCCCATTTCCTAACTGAATGGTTTATCCATTGCAAAGCAAAGATACAGTATATTTCTCTTCCCAACATTCTCCTGAATTCAGCTGTTATTCCTGAAGCTGTCTTTCAGGATTGCACGCCAAAAAATCTAGCTGCTCTTCTCCT GGAAATTATTCATAATAAGGACCTTCGGGAGGAGCAAATCATCACTGCTGATAATGTGCTTGGGCTTCTTTGTCCTTCAGACTCGAATACAAGCAAATTTAGACTACAGGAATCGAGATCAGGGTTTCCTAATTACACCCCAAGTATGATTGCAGCTTATACAATATTATACTCTGTTAAACAACTATGA